From Synechococcus sp. A10-1-5-1, a single genomic window includes:
- a CDS encoding glycosyltransferase family 4 protein has product MAHIAWLGKKSPFCGNVTYGLTTTEALRDRGHEISFIHFDSSGTASPDVALPYLVKSQVYTIPSPGAQRELRESLERLRPDLVHASLTLSPLDFRLPDLCQQLGLPLVATFHPPFDASLRNLSAGTQQLTYQLYAPSLAKYDRVVVFSELQADVLMRLGVPSDRLAVIPNGVDPQRWSPSNPAAPSETLEELRQRFASQRVFLYMGRIATEKNVEALLRAWKLVQPRGCRLVVVGDGPMRQSLMQNYGEDAGILWWGHEPDQKVRLALLQLAEVFLLPSLVEGLSLALLEAMASGTACVATDAGADGEVLEGGAGIVISTQGVTTQLRTLLPVLRDQPVLTAELGRRARQRALERYTLTQNIDQLERLYGELSPTGSVLA; this is encoded by the coding sequence GTGGCCCATATCGCCTGGCTGGGCAAAAAGTCACCCTTCTGCGGCAACGTCACCTACGGCCTGACCACCACCGAGGCCCTACGGGATCGGGGCCACGAGATCAGCTTTATTCACTTCGACAGCTCAGGAACGGCCAGCCCTGACGTGGCCCTGCCCTACCTGGTCAAGTCGCAGGTCTACACCATTCCTTCGCCGGGGGCGCAGCGGGAACTGCGGGAGTCCCTTGAGCGGCTCAGGCCGGATCTGGTGCACGCCAGCTTGACCCTCTCTCCCCTGGATTTCAGGCTGCCGGACCTCTGCCAACAGCTCGGGCTGCCGCTGGTGGCAACCTTCCACCCACCCTTTGACGCGAGCCTGCGCAACCTGAGCGCCGGCACCCAGCAGCTCACCTATCAGCTCTACGCCCCGTCCCTCGCCAAGTACGACCGGGTGGTGGTCTTCTCGGAGCTGCAGGCCGATGTGTTGATGAGGCTGGGGGTCCCCAGTGATCGCCTGGCGGTGATCCCCAACGGGGTCGATCCCCAGCGCTGGAGCCCCAGCAACCCTGCAGCCCCCTCGGAAACCCTCGAGGAGCTGCGCCAGCGGTTCGCCAGTCAACGGGTCTTCCTCTACATGGGGCGGATCGCCACGGAGAAAAACGTCGAAGCTCTACTGCGGGCCTGGAAATTGGTCCAGCCCAGGGGCTGCAGGCTCGTGGTGGTGGGCGATGGCCCGATGCGCCAATCCCTGATGCAGAACTACGGCGAGGACGCCGGGATCCTCTGGTGGGGCCATGAACCGGACCAGAAGGTCCGCTTGGCACTGCTGCAGCTGGCGGAGGTCTTCCTCTTGCCCTCCCTGGTGGAGGGTCTCTCCTTGGCCCTGTTGGAGGCCATGGCCAGTGGCACCGCCTGCGTCGCCACCGATGCGGGGGCCGATGGGGAGGTGCTCGAGGGCGGCGCCGGCATTGTGATCAGCACCCAGGGGGTAACGACGCAGCTGCGGACCCTCCTGCCAGTGCTGCGGGACCAGCCGGTCCTCACCGCAGAACTGGGAAGGCGCGCCCGCCAGCGGGCCCTTGAGCGCTACACCCTCACCCAAAACATCGACCAATTGGAGCGGCTCTACGGCGAGCTCAGTCCCACCGGTTCAGTCCTGGCCTAG
- a CDS encoding MFS transporter: protein MSEDPRSPGENTGLQGVLALPEFRKLWLGQIFSQLADKFYIVLMVFLIAQYWAGATPPEGGALVEAAGAFNLSIEGRAQWITLLATGIYVANTIPAMVLGLVAGVWADRWRKREVMVASNGIRAGLALLTPFCLLDGPHWLGLSWGYWALLVITFLESVLTQFFAPAEQAAIPMLVPTRQLLAANSLYQATSMAATIVGFALGDPILRALKYGLGALGIANGEFALLPLCYGLAALSIAWIRVEETPRRSHDENIWREISDGLEVLKQRPSVRSAMLQLVLLYSLLAALYVLAISLASAIRQLGPTQFGTLLAMSGIGLALGAVAVAQVGHRFNRRRLASAGLGTIAWSLVLLGQLRGNLGFTLTLCTVLGVGAALLAIPAQTTIQEDTPESMRGKVFGLQNNLINIALSLPLVLAGAIVSRYGLLPVLWALAGLAVAAALLEQPWKRC, encoded by the coding sequence GTGAGCGAAGACCCGCGGTCTCCAGGAGAAAACACGGGACTCCAAGGGGTTTTAGCCCTGCCCGAATTCCGCAAGCTCTGGCTTGGGCAGATCTTCAGCCAGCTCGCGGACAAGTTCTACATCGTGTTGATGGTGTTCCTCATCGCCCAGTACTGGGCCGGGGCAACACCGCCAGAGGGCGGGGCACTGGTGGAAGCCGCAGGGGCCTTCAACCTCAGCATCGAGGGCCGGGCCCAGTGGATCACCCTGCTGGCCACAGGGATCTACGTCGCCAACACCATCCCGGCGATGGTGCTTGGTTTGGTGGCGGGGGTCTGGGCCGATCGCTGGCGCAAACGCGAAGTGATGGTCGCCAGCAATGGCATCCGCGCCGGCCTCGCCCTGCTGACTCCCTTCTGCCTGCTGGATGGTCCCCACTGGCTGGGACTGAGCTGGGGCTATTGGGCGCTGCTGGTCATCACCTTTTTGGAGTCGGTGCTGACCCAATTCTTTGCACCGGCGGAACAGGCCGCAATCCCGATGCTGGTGCCAACGCGCCAGCTCCTGGCCGCCAACTCGCTCTACCAAGCGACCAGCATGGCGGCCACGATCGTCGGCTTTGCCCTCGGTGATCCGATCCTGCGGGCCCTGAAATACGGCCTGGGCGCCCTGGGCATCGCCAACGGCGAGTTCGCCCTCTTACCCCTCTGCTACGGCCTGGCCGCCCTCTCGATCGCCTGGATCCGCGTCGAGGAAACCCCGCGGCGTAGCCACGACGAGAACATCTGGCGAGAGATCTCCGATGGCCTGGAGGTACTCAAGCAGCGTCCCAGCGTGCGCAGCGCCATGCTCCAGCTGGTGCTGCTCTACAGCCTGCTGGCGGCGCTCTACGTCCTGGCCATCAGCCTGGCCTCGGCCATCCGTCAGTTGGGGCCCACCCAATTCGGCACCCTGCTGGCCATGAGCGGCATCGGCTTGGCCCTAGGGGCCGTTGCGGTGGCGCAGGTCGGGCATCGCTTCAATCGCCGCCGTCTGGCCTCCGCCGGCCTGGGCACGATCGCCTGGAGCCTGGTGCTGCTCGGTCAGCTCCGCGGCAACCTGGGCTTCACCCTGACCCTCTGCACGGTGCTCGGCGTGGGGGCCGCCCTGCTGGCCATCCCCGCCCAAACCACCATCCAAGAGGACACCCCGGAATCCATGCGGGGCAAAGTCTTTGGCCTCCAGAACAACCTGATCAACATCGCCTTGAGCCTGCCTCTGGTGCTGGCTGGAGCGATCGTCAGCCGCTATGGATTGCTGCCGGTGCTCTGGGCCTTGGCGGGCCTGGCCGTGGCCGCTGCGCTGCTCGAGCAGCCATGGAAACGCTGCTAG
- a CDS encoding type II secretion system protein GspK produces the protein MGRGHWLDPLARSLLEAAGQLPRREKPASTAAPEPLPLEDRVEQDLLALKLEHNPNLRLANAQEVQHAAALGWRLDVNRASASDWLRLPQIQRDQVDLLLRLQQGGVQLSGPEDLQRLLDLPAAVVAIWEPLLQFRWYGDGAPTTLRPLLIDLNRAPAQALERQLPQLGPERRQRLLRERQRAPFQDLADLQQRLQLPAAVVEELIGKVRFGQGSAGPELPRSA, from the coding sequence ATGGGCCGAGGCCACTGGTTGGATCCTCTGGCCCGGAGCCTGCTGGAAGCGGCCGGACAACTGCCCCGGCGCGAGAAACCGGCCAGCACCGCAGCGCCGGAACCACTCCCCCTGGAGGATCGCGTTGAGCAAGACCTGCTCGCCCTGAAACTCGAGCACAACCCCAACCTGCGGCTGGCTAACGCCCAGGAGGTCCAGCACGCCGCCGCCCTGGGGTGGCGCTTGGATGTGAATCGCGCCAGTGCAAGCGACTGGTTGCGCCTACCCCAGATCCAGCGGGATCAGGTCGACCTGTTGCTGCGGCTGCAGCAGGGGGGCGTGCAACTCAGCGGCCCGGAGGATCTGCAGCGCCTGCTGGATCTCCCCGCCGCCGTGGTCGCGATTTGGGAGCCCCTGCTGCAATTCCGCTGGTATGGCGATGGGGCACCAACCACCCTGAGGCCCCTGCTGATCGACCTGAACCGCGCTCCGGCCCAGGCCCTGGAGCGGCAACTGCCCCAACTGGGGCCCGAGCGGCGTCAACGGCTGCTGCGGGAGCGCCAACGCGCCCCCTTCCAGGACCTGGCGGATCTGCAACAACGCTTGCAACTACCCGCCGCCGTGGTGGAGGAGCTGATCGGCAAGGTCCGCTTTGGCCAAGGCAGCGCTGGCCCAGAACTCCCCCGCTCGGCCTAG
- the recO gene encoding DNA repair protein RecO, producing the protein MSPEQRLEGLVLRSSPLGESDRLITLLSNEEGLVRLAAPGARKPKSSLAAAVPLAVLSLQVGGRSGLKRVRQLRVLRNFSNLAERLETLAAAQGLAEVALLLVPSGDAIDGVLEDLLVQLARLELVVKEKQDSLEALAISVQGLTHLLALGGYALPLAECCRSGAPLDPPLGNWEWRCSLLPSEGFVLGAVPGAQMVLNASELALLQRLLRPALPRRRDGKLMGPEWVWLRLLQLLELWCREHLSRSARSWRMLRQCFSDGASSLADRS; encoded by the coding sequence GTGAGCCCAGAGCAGCGGCTTGAGGGCTTGGTCCTGCGCAGCAGCCCCCTGGGGGAAAGCGACCGGCTGATCACACTCTTGAGCAACGAAGAGGGCCTGGTCCGGCTTGCGGCCCCCGGTGCCCGCAAGCCCAAGAGTTCCCTCGCTGCCGCCGTGCCCCTGGCAGTCCTGAGCCTGCAGGTGGGGGGACGCAGCGGCCTCAAGCGCGTGCGCCAATTGCGGGTCCTGCGCAACTTCTCCAACCTGGCGGAGCGGCTGGAGACCTTGGCCGCCGCCCAAGGCTTGGCGGAGGTGGCTCTCCTCCTGGTCCCCAGCGGCGATGCGATCGATGGGGTGCTGGAGGACCTGCTGGTGCAACTCGCCCGCCTGGAGTTGGTGGTGAAGGAGAAACAAGACAGCCTCGAGGCCTTGGCCATCAGCGTCCAAGGGCTAACCCACCTGCTGGCCCTGGGGGGCTATGCCCTTCCCCTGGCGGAGTGTTGCCGTAGCGGGGCCCCCCTGGATCCACCCCTGGGGAACTGGGAGTGGCGCTGCAGCCTGCTGCCCAGTGAGGGCTTTGTCCTTGGCGCCGTCCCTGGCGCCCAGATGGTGCTGAATGCCTCCGAGCTAGCTCTCTTGCAACGGCTGCTCCGGCCCGCCTTGCCCCGTAGGCGCGATGGAAAGCTGATGGGACCGGAATGGGTCTGGCTGCGGCTGCTGCAACTGCTGGAGCTCTGGTGCCGAGAACACCTCAGCCGCAGCGCCCGGTCCTGGCGAATGCTGAGACAGTGCTTCAGCGATGGGGCATCATCGTTAGCCGACAGGTCCTGA
- a CDS encoding cupin domain-containing protein, giving the protein MGPRVLHPEQLQGYRLGSDDHCRLALLSKPEAGGCTQFLEVHDPCDRVPAHSHHQAAELFFVLRGNVVFHLGDSSITASGGDFVSVPGDAVHDLENPGPGRVYLITVLSRDGGFAELLEHGIPTPLDAEDLEVLRNL; this is encoded by the coding sequence ATGGGTCCAAGGGTCCTGCATCCCGAGCAGCTCCAGGGCTACCGGCTGGGCAGCGATGACCATTGCCGCCTCGCCCTGCTCAGCAAGCCGGAAGCGGGTGGCTGCACGCAGTTCCTGGAGGTGCATGACCCCTGCGACCGGGTCCCGGCCCACAGCCATCACCAGGCGGCGGAGCTGTTCTTTGTCCTGCGGGGGAACGTGGTGTTTCACTTGGGGGACTCCTCCATCACCGCCAGCGGTGGGGACTTTGTCAGCGTCCCCGGCGACGCCGTTCACGACCTGGAGAATCCGGGACCGGGGCGGGTGTATCTGATCACGGTTCTCAGCCGGGATGGTGGTTTCGCAGAACTGCTCGAGCACGGCATTCCCACACCGCTGGACGCGGAGGATCTAGAGGTCCTGCGGAACCTCTAG
- a CDS encoding leucyl aminopeptidase, translating to MEIRCSSATARDWTGEALVVGLFSDAPGDSSRDLLKARFGDVLLERMERRRFKAKPGESLVLELLNQQPSTLVLVGLGFAAEFNLEQLRKAAALGAKAAHGSGASSVGLALPLEGLPPVAAASAMAEAVRLILFQDQRFKGEAEPTQQPTQVELLGLPADQLSPCQGAATSSQAICSGVELARELVAAPPNVVTPAALAETAAGIARDFGLQLKVLERADCEALGMGSYLSVAQGSDLPPKFIHLTYVPQGEVKRRLVLVGKGLTFDSGGYNLKTAGSQIEMMKFDMGGSGAVLGAMRAIAELKPAGIEVHMLVAACENMISGGAIHPGAIVTASNGKTIEINNTDAEGRLTLADALVYACKLEPDAVVDLATLTGACVIALGDEIAGLWSPSDSLAQALVQAGEEGGENLWRMPLRASYRAGLKSGLADMKNTGPRPGGSITAALFLQDFVNKEIPWAHMDIAGTVWSDKGRGLDPAGATGFGVRTLVNWVLAGGAA from the coding sequence ATGGAGATCCGCTGCAGCAGCGCCACCGCCCGCGATTGGACGGGGGAGGCCCTGGTGGTGGGTCTGTTCAGCGATGCTCCTGGAGACAGCAGCCGGGACCTGCTGAAAGCTCGCTTTGGCGACGTCCTGCTGGAGCGCATGGAGCGTCGCCGCTTCAAGGCCAAACCCGGCGAAAGCCTGGTGCTTGAGCTGCTCAATCAACAGCCCAGCACCCTGGTGCTCGTGGGCCTGGGTTTTGCGGCGGAGTTCAACCTGGAGCAGCTGCGCAAAGCAGCCGCCCTCGGCGCCAAAGCGGCCCATGGCAGCGGAGCAAGCAGCGTGGGTCTGGCCCTCCCGCTCGAGGGGTTGCCCCCGGTTGCGGCCGCCTCAGCCATGGCCGAAGCGGTCCGGCTCATCCTCTTCCAAGACCAGCGTTTCAAAGGCGAAGCAGAACCCACCCAACAACCCACCCAGGTGGAGCTGCTCGGCCTGCCTGCCGACCAGCTGAGCCCCTGCCAAGGCGCTGCCACGAGCAGCCAGGCCATCTGCAGCGGCGTCGAACTGGCCCGTGAACTGGTGGCCGCCCCGCCGAACGTGGTGACCCCGGCGGCCCTGGCGGAGACCGCCGCCGGCATCGCCCGCGACTTTGGTCTGCAGCTCAAGGTGCTCGAGCGGGCGGACTGCGAAGCCCTGGGGATGGGCTCCTATCTGTCCGTGGCCCAGGGGTCAGATCTTCCCCCGAAGTTCATTCACCTGACCTATGTCCCCCAAGGGGAGGTCAAGCGGCGACTGGTGCTGGTGGGCAAGGGCCTGACCTTTGACTCCGGCGGGTACAACCTCAAAACCGCCGGCTCCCAGATCGAGATGATGAAGTTCGACATGGGGGGCAGCGGCGCGGTGCTCGGCGCCATGCGGGCGATCGCTGAACTGAAACCCGCCGGCATCGAGGTCCACATGCTGGTGGCCGCCTGCGAAAACATGATCAGCGGCGGGGCGATCCACCCTGGAGCGATCGTCACCGCGTCCAACGGCAAAACGATCGAGATCAACAACACCGACGCCGAAGGGCGGCTGACCCTGGCCGATGCCCTGGTGTACGCCTGCAAGTTGGAGCCCGACGCGGTAGTGGATCTGGCCACCTTGACCGGGGCCTGTGTGATCGCTCTGGGTGATGAAATCGCCGGCCTCTGGTCCCCCAGCGACAGCCTGGCCCAGGCCCTGGTTCAGGCCGGAGAGGAGGGCGGAGAAAACCTTTGGCGGATGCCCCTGCGCGCCTCCTACCGCGCTGGCCTCAAGAGCGGCCTGGCCGACATGAAAAACACCGGGCCCCGTCCTGGCGGCTCCATCACGGCGGCCCTATTCCTGCAGGACTTCGTCAACAAGGAGATTCCCTGGGCCCACATGGACATCGCTGGGACCGTTTGGAGCGATAAGGGCCGCGGCCTGGATCCCGCTGGTGCAACCGGCTTTGGCGTTCGCACCCTGGTCAACTGGGTCCTAGCCGGGGGCGCCGCC
- the pyrF gene encoding orotidine-5'-phosphate decarboxylase encodes MAPDQALAFSRGVQGLRWVKVGLELFVQAGPEVVAQLRDQGLRVFLDLKFHDIPATMAGACRRAAALGAELITVHACAGREALQAAQAAASEGAQASGLASPTLLAVTVLTSWEEQRLQRELAIDQTIAERVPSLAQLAASAGIGGCVCSPLEASSLRAQHPEPFALVTPGIRPKGSAVGDQARVLGPAEAIAAGASQLVIGRPITKAEDPSAAFAGCCAELG; translated from the coding sequence ATGGCCCCGGATCAGGCCCTGGCCTTCAGCCGAGGGGTGCAGGGCTTGCGCTGGGTGAAGGTGGGCCTGGAGCTCTTTGTCCAGGCGGGACCTGAGGTGGTGGCCCAACTGCGGGATCAGGGCCTGCGGGTTTTCCTCGACCTGAAGTTCCACGACATCCCCGCCACCATGGCCGGCGCCTGCCGGCGGGCCGCTGCCCTGGGCGCGGAGCTGATCACGGTGCATGCCTGCGCCGGTCGTGAAGCCCTGCAGGCGGCGCAAGCCGCGGCCAGCGAGGGCGCGCAAGCGTCGGGTTTGGCCTCCCCCACCCTGCTGGCGGTCACGGTGCTGACCAGTTGGGAGGAGCAGCGGCTGCAGCGGGAATTGGCCATTGATCAGACCATCGCCGAGCGGGTGCCGTCCCTGGCGCAGCTGGCGGCAAGCGCCGGCATTGGTGGTTGTGTCTGCTCGCCGCTGGAGGCCTCCAGCCTGCGGGCCCAACACCCGGAACCGTTTGCCTTGGTCACCCCAGGGATTCGCCCCAAGGGCAGTGCCGTGGGGGATCAAGCCCGGGTGCTCGGCCCTGCAGAGGCCATCGCTGCAGGCGCCTCTCAGCTCGTCATCGGCCGGCCGATCACCAAGGCCGAGGACCCCTCGGCGGCCTTCGCAGGCTGCTGCGCCGAGCTGGGCTAG
- a CDS encoding GIY-YIG nuclease family protein, with the protein MGRQGELFGASPASVGSSGGALPLQEHQLIAWQQRLLEYQRPRFEAVASGRQLAPGQMDLFGGSSIGAAAVQRLDPLQLAPQHLQFWRWPERQLDGAALYFVVDRPPHLEGALLLYVGETKQADRRWKGEHDCKGYLAAYGEALQQANLQSQPSIRFWYDAPSERRARQALEQALIRHWLPPFNKETRGRWATPFTAEPG; encoded by the coding sequence ATGGGACGGCAAGGCGAACTCTTTGGTGCTTCCCCTGCCAGCGTCGGCAGCAGCGGCGGGGCCCTCCCCCTGCAGGAGCACCAGCTGATCGCTTGGCAGCAGCGCCTGTTGGAGTACCAACGCCCCCGCTTTGAGGCGGTGGCCAGCGGCCGTCAGCTCGCCCCAGGCCAGATGGATCTCTTTGGCGGCAGCAGCATTGGCGCCGCCGCGGTGCAACGACTCGACCCGCTGCAATTGGCCCCACAACACCTGCAATTCTGGCGCTGGCCCGAACGCCAACTCGATGGAGCAGCCCTCTATTTCGTCGTGGACCGGCCGCCCCATCTCGAGGGAGCCCTACTGCTCTACGTCGGGGAGACCAAGCAAGCCGATCGACGCTGGAAAGGTGAGCACGACTGCAAGGGCTACCTGGCGGCCTACGGCGAGGCCCTGCAGCAGGCCAACCTGCAAAGCCAACCCAGCATCCGTTTTTGGTACGACGCCCCCAGCGAGCGAAGGGCACGTCAAGCACTCGAGCAAGCCCTGATTCGCCACTGGCTGCCTCCCTTCAACAAAGAAACCCGCGGCCGGTGGGCGACCCCCTTCACAGCTGAGCCAGGCTGA
- the deoC gene encoding deoxyribose-phosphate aldolase, protein MRDLPDLAPLIDHALLDPHQGRESILRCCDEAKHFGFAGVCLASRWLDLARERLGPSGGRGPKLISVIGFPFGAIPTEIKRQEAEWAAAAGADELDVVPDFGALADGNSSLFCDDLAPIAELGLPFKVILEVGRLSPEVLEWAVEASIDVGTNMLKTGSGFGPGASVEQVKQLQHLARGRAAIKASGGINGLEQAYALVEAGASRLGTSRGVALMEALRAKAA, encoded by the coding sequence GTGCGCGACCTGCCCGATCTCGCTCCCCTGATCGATCACGCCCTGTTGGATCCCCATCAGGGCCGCGAGTCGATCCTGCGCTGCTGCGATGAGGCCAAGCACTTCGGCTTTGCCGGGGTCTGCCTGGCCTCCCGCTGGTTGGATCTGGCCCGCGAACGGCTGGGCCCCAGCGGCGGACGGGGCCCCAAGTTGATCAGCGTGATTGGCTTCCCCTTCGGCGCAATCCCAACGGAGATCAAGCGCCAGGAAGCGGAATGGGCGGCTGCAGCGGGTGCAGATGAACTCGACGTGGTGCCGGACTTCGGTGCCCTGGCCGATGGCAACAGCAGCCTGTTTTGCGATGACCTCGCCCCCATCGCGGAATTGGGCTTGCCCTTCAAGGTGATCCTGGAGGTGGGACGCCTCTCCCCAGAGGTCCTGGAGTGGGCGGTCGAAGCCAGCATCGACGTTGGCACGAACATGCTCAAAACCGGCAGCGGCTTTGGCCCTGGAGCCAGCGTTGAGCAGGTCAAACAGCTCCAGCATTTGGCCCGAGGCAGAGCCGCGATCAAGGCCTCCGGCGGAATCAACGGACTCGAGCAGGCCTATGCACTGGTGGAAGCCGGGGCCAGTCGACTGGGCACCAGCCGTGGCGTGGCCTTGATGGAGGCCCTGCGGGCGAAGGCAGCGTGA
- a CDS encoding DUF1825 family protein, which translates to MAFFESEIVQEEAKRLFGDYQQLMQLGGEYGKFDREGKKLFIDRMEELMDRYRVFMKRFELSDDFQAKLTVEQLRTQLSQFGMTPDQMFEQMQRTLDRMKGELEAEA; encoded by the coding sequence ATGGCGTTCTTTGAATCCGAGATCGTTCAGGAAGAAGCCAAGCGCCTGTTCGGCGACTACCAGCAACTGATGCAGCTGGGCGGGGAGTACGGCAAGTTCGATCGCGAAGGCAAAAAGCTGTTCATCGATCGGATGGAGGAGCTGATGGACCGCTACCGCGTGTTCATGAAGCGCTTTGAGCTCTCCGATGACTTCCAGGCCAAGCTCACGGTGGAGCAGCTGCGCACCCAGCTGAGCCAATTCGGGATGACCCCCGATCAGATGTTCGAGCAGATGCAGCGCACCCTGGATCGGATGAAGGGGGAGCTGGAAGCCGAAGCCTGA
- a CDS encoding response regulator transcription factor, whose product MHTVNSAPSFAMDYTPSLEAVRGNLAASNALLSQSRVVVCSGSRLALTLLIAALQPGPQIVGAVTTQSEGLEKLAEEQADLLICTDRLEQGNGGSLVAQAKALPQPPATLMVVTQPRRLMAIHQALQANCDGLCLESNLGSGSFLAAIRSMQTGGLYLDRNLSKSYFEAFADGPGNPLAQLTPREVDILQLMADGTENQGIGQRLHLSVETVKDHIRHIFQKLNAKSRIQAAVQGIRLGLVEWPDPR is encoded by the coding sequence ATGCACACAGTGAACAGTGCGCCCTCCTTCGCGATGGACTACACCCCCTCCCTTGAGGCCGTGCGGGGCAACCTGGCCGCTAGCAACGCACTGCTCAGCCAATCCCGTGTCGTGGTCTGCAGCGGGTCCCGACTCGCCCTAACCCTGTTGATTGCGGCCCTGCAACCGGGTCCCCAGATCGTCGGGGCCGTGACCACCCAAAGCGAAGGGCTGGAGAAGCTGGCAGAGGAGCAGGCGGATCTGCTGATTTGCACCGACCGGCTCGAGCAGGGCAACGGCGGCAGCCTGGTGGCCCAGGCCAAAGCCCTGCCGCAGCCGCCCGCAACCTTGATGGTGGTGACTCAGCCCCGGCGACTGATGGCCATTCACCAGGCCCTCCAGGCGAACTGCGATGGGCTCTGCCTCGAGAGCAACCTGGGCTCCGGCAGCTTCCTGGCGGCCATTCGTTCGATGCAGACCGGAGGGCTTTACCTCGACCGCAACCTGAGCAAGAGCTATTTCGAAGCCTTTGCTGATGGACCAGGCAATCCTCTGGCTCAGCTGACCCCAAGGGAAGTGGACATCCTGCAACTCATGGCCGATGGAACCGAGAACCAGGGCATCGGCCAACGCCTGCACCTCTCCGTCGAGACGGTGAAAGACCACATCCGGCACATCTTCCAAAAACTGAATGCCAAGAGCCGTATCCAGGCCGCAGTGCAGGGAATTCGACTGGGCTTGGTCGAGTGGCCAGACCCTCGTTAA
- the tyrS gene encoding tyrosine--tRNA ligase, whose protein sequence is MAKGEWGLPQWLERGVADLFPIGTEASDADQQLAARLAEAEKQGRPLRIKLGIDPTGSDIHLGHSILFRKLRAFQDAGHTAVLIIGDFTARIGDPTGKSATRVQLTAEQVEANARTYLQQLGQGQDPARALLDFETPGRLEVRRNSEWLASLDLPKVIELLGISTVGQMLAKEDFANRYGSGTPISLHEFLYPLLQGYDSVAVQADLELGGTDQKFNVAMGRDLQRHFGQRTQFGMLLPILAGLDGVQKMSKSLGNTVGLAEDPLSMYSKLEKVPDAAVEEYLTLLTNLDLAALPENPRERQKAMALEVTRQRHGEAAAQQAQADAGKLVGGAKGSGAADAEVPEASLAEVNFPAKAFYLLSAVGICASSSEARRQIQGGGVKLDGKKLADPNQEFAAAAELEGKVLQLGKKTFRRLVAG, encoded by the coding sequence ATGGCCAAGGGCGAGTGGGGACTGCCCCAGTGGTTGGAGCGTGGTGTCGCCGACCTGTTCCCCATTGGTACGGAAGCCAGCGATGCCGACCAGCAACTGGCGGCTCGCCTCGCCGAAGCCGAGAAGCAGGGGCGGCCCCTACGGATCAAGCTCGGCATTGACCCGACTGGAAGTGATATCCACCTCGGTCACTCGATCCTGTTCCGCAAGTTGCGGGCCTTCCAGGATGCGGGCCACACGGCGGTCCTGATTATTGGAGACTTCACCGCCCGCATCGGTGATCCCACGGGCAAAAGTGCCACGCGCGTCCAGTTGACGGCCGAGCAGGTCGAGGCCAACGCCCGCACCTATCTCCAACAGCTGGGTCAGGGCCAGGATCCCGCCCGCGCCCTGCTGGATTTCGAGACCCCGGGTCGCCTGGAGGTGCGCCGCAACAGCGAATGGCTCGCCTCCCTCGATCTGCCCAAGGTGATCGAGCTGCTGGGGATCTCCACCGTTGGCCAGATGCTCGCCAAGGAAGACTTCGCCAATCGCTACGGCTCCGGCACCCCGATCTCCCTGCATGAATTCCTCTATCCGCTCCTGCAGGGCTACGACTCCGTGGCGGTTCAGGCCGATCTGGAACTGGGGGGCACAGATCAGAAGTTCAACGTGGCCATGGGCCGCGACCTGCAGCGCCATTTCGGCCAACGCACCCAGTTCGGGATGCTCCTGCCGATCCTGGCGGGCCTCGATGGCGTCCAGAAGATGAGCAAGAGCCTCGGGAACACCGTTGGCCTGGCGGAGGATCCGCTCTCGATGTATTCCAAGCTCGAGAAGGTTCCCGATGCGGCGGTGGAGGAGTACCTCACCCTGCTCACCAACCTGGATCTGGCGGCCCTGCCCGAGAACCCGCGGGAGCGTCAGAAGGCGATGGCCCTGGAGGTGACCCGCCAGCGTCACGGTGAGGCTGCGGCCCAGCAGGCCCAGGCTGATGCGGGCAAGTTGGTGGGTGGTGCCAAGGGCAGCGGTGCGGCCGATGCCGAGGTCCCCGAGGCCTCACTCGCCGAGGTGAACTTCCCGGCGAAGGCCTTCTACCTGCTCAGCGCCGTTGGCATCTGCGCCAGCAGCAGCGAAGCGCGCCGCCAAATCCAGGGCGGTGGGGTCAAGCTCGACGGCAAGAAATTGGCGGATCCCAACCAGGAATTTGCCGCTGCAGCCGAGCTCGAGGGCAAGGTGCTGCAGCTGGGCAAAAAGACCTTCCGGCGGCTGGTGGCGGGTTAG